GAACGGTCGTTTAGGCACACGCCGGGGGCGATCGCTCTACAGCAAAATCAGTGGGTGTTGGTGTCATAATGATTCGGGGTTAAAATTTTTTTTAGTCTTTGTCATTTGTGTTTTATACAAATGACAAAGGAATTACACACTTTACAAATACGCCATAATCTGGAGAAACTGGGAACGCTAGGTAAGACTTGACTTAGCTATTAGTCAACAATCAATGCGTCAGTCTCATTACTTGTTCAAAATAGCTCCCTTCAAGCTGGAAACGCGATCTAATGCCGCCTTGGTATCTTCTGCTGATGCTCCACCTACAGCCATAGCCTCAGTTAGGTGCTTGGCGATCGCATCAAAGTGTGGTTCCTGTAGACTCATACCTGTGTGGGTTTTGTCCATTGGGCGACCAGTGTATTGCTTTGGCCCTTCAAAAATTAGAGAGAAGAAAGCAACTTGATGCGCCCGTTGTTTCGCCATATCTGTGTTAGCGAAAAATGGTTTGAGGGTGTTGTCTGCCAAGATGCGTTTGTGTAAGTCATCAACTATTTTCTCAATAGTTGGTTGGCCGCCAAGTTTGTCATACAATGTTGCACTCATATCCTTTTCCTTTGAAGCGTGTTGGATATTGAAATTGCAGGTAGGCGTTAAATACTTTTGCCTATGTACTGTTAGCTGTTTATTGTCAGTAGGAATAAAACATTGATGAGAAAACAATCGTATCGGTCAAATCCTACTTTCTGTTCTTGGCTGTTGCACATTAGGGTGTATTTGTGTTGTGGGTAAAACTTAGAGCTATGGCTCAACTGCTTGTACTACTATGTCTTTACTGATGCGATCGCGCAGTCTCGATTCAATCGCTATCTTTAAGGTGGCAGTGCTGCTGGGACAAGAATCACAAGCACCTTTGAGGATGACTTTAACTGTATTTCCTTCTATGTCGTACAGTTCTACATCTCCACCGTCAGCAATGAGGACGGGTCTTACTTCTTCGTCGAGAACTTTTTGAATTAAGGCAATCTTTTGGACGTTGGTCAGTGGTCTTGTGGCTGTGGCTATTTGACCAGAATTGAGAATTTCTGTAGTTTTTATGCCGTTATTTGCGTTTTTACTGGTTGTGGCAACTTCCTGCTCTACATCTTTAATAATATCATCAATTTTTGTTAAACAGGAACCGCATCCGCCACCAGCTTTGACATAATTTGTTACCTGCTCCGCAGTAGTAAGGTTATTTTCTTTCACTACGCGGCGAATTTTTGTATCAGTAATACCAAAGCAGGAGCAAATTAAAACGCCTTCGTCATCATCGTCATGGGCAGCCAGTGGAATGCCACGATAGTTATAGATTGCGGCTTCTAGGGCTTCTTGACCCATAACTGAGCAGTGCATTTTGGCTTCGGGTAAACCGCCGAGGTAATTGGCAATATCTTTGTTAGATACCTTCAGAGCTTCATCTAAAGTCAAACCCTTAACCATTTCGGTCAATGCACTAGAAGAAGCGATCGCACTGGTACAGCCAAAGGTTTGAAAGCGTGCATCGAGAATCTTATCAGATTCCACTTCTACTTTCAGGTGGAGTCTCAGAGCATCTCCGCAAGAAATGCTTCCGACTTCTCCCGTTGCAACCTTAACTCCAGATTCGCCCGTTTCTTCAATCGTTCCCTGATTCTTGGGATCGTAAAACAGTTCTAATACTTTATCTGTGTAGTCCCACATATTAAATTCCGAGTGCTGAGTGGAGAGAGGTGACAGGTGAGCCACTGCGGTGGACGGGTTTCCCGGCATAAAGCAAGTGGCGTTAGCGAAGCGGTAGCGACGCAGGAGCGTCACCCGAAGGGTGATAGGTGACAGGTGACAGGCTATAGAAACTATCTGTAACCTGTTCCCTGTAACCTGTAACCTATTTATCGATGTGCCAGTGTTTGTTCTTGGGATTGCAACCAACCTGCGTCGTCGTTTTTGAATGGCGACAGAGCGCGCAGACGTTCTACAATTTCGGGCATAACTTCAATGACGCGATCAATTTCAGCGTCGGTGGTGTAGCGACAAAGACTGAAGCGAATGGAACCATGTAAGGTGGTGTATGGTAAACCCATTGCCCGGAGAACGTGGGATGGTTCGAGTGAACCGGAGGTGCAAGCGGAACCAGATGAGGCACAGATACCGTATTTATTTAACAAAAGCAGGATTGCTTCACCTTCAATATATTTAAAACCGATGTTGGTGGTGTTGGGCAATCTATTTTTGGGATCGCCGTTAACTTCACAATCAGGGATTTTTGCGAGGAGAGTTTGTTCCAGGCGATCGCGCAACTTTCTTTCTCTGGTGGTTGCTTCTTCTAAATGCAGCAATTCTAATTCGGCTGCTTTCCCTAAACCAACGATACCAGGAACATTCTCTGTACCCGCGCGGCGACCGCGTTCTTGATGTCCACCTATCAACAGGGGACGGAATCTCACGCCCCGGCGCACATACAACGCGCCAATACCTTTGGGTGCGTGAATTTTATGACCAGACATAGTTAACATATCTATTGTGCTGGTCTTCATGTTCAGGGGAATCTTACCCACTGCTTGCACTGCATCTACGTGGAACAGTGCGCCACGTTCTTTGACGCGTAATCCAATCTGCTCAATCGGGAAAATCGTACCTGTCTCGTTGTTAGCATACATGATGCTTACCAAGGCAGTGTTCCCAGTCAGTGAGGCTTCTAGCTCATCTAGATCCAACTGCCCCTGACTATTTACCGAAAGATAAGTAACACTGTAACCTTGGGTTTCTAGTTGTTTGCAGACATTCAGTACCGCCGGATGTTCTACTTGGGTAGTGATGATGTGGCGTTTTTCTGGCTGGGCTAACAAAGCGGCGCGAATGGCTGCGTTATCTCCCTCGGTTCCACAACTAGTAAAAACAATTTCTGATTCATCTGCACCTAAGAGGGCGGCTAGTTGTTCCCTGGCTGTTTTCACTGCTTTAGCCAGTTGCCCGCCAAAGGTGTGCATACTTGAGGGGTTGGCGTAATATTCGGTTAAGTAGGGCATCATTGCCTCTAAAACCTGTGGGTCTACCTTAGTAGTCGCATTATTATCTAGATAAATGACGCTCATTCTTATACCCCTAATATTTCACCCTGATGCTTTTCCATTTGTTCAGAGAACTTCTTTGACTAGAAGTATTTGCTATCTAATATAATTGAAAGTCGTATCTATACGTTGTTATGGAAAGTTGGGGTTATGCCAGAGTCAGTGGTGAAGAACAGCAAACAGATAAAGGTGCGTTGCGTAAACAAATAGAACGCTTGCGTGGTGCAGGATGTTCCAAAGTATATTGGGATATTCAGTCACGGACAACGGAAGTCAGGGAAGGTCTGCAACAATTAATTAATGATTTGAAGACATCGCCCAAGGGTAAAGTTAAATCTCTGCAATTTACCCGAATTGACCGGATTGGTTCATCATCGCGGTTGTTTTATTCATTGTTGGAGGTGTTGCGTTCTAAGGGAATTAAACTGATAGCCTTAGACCAAGGAGTAGACCCTGACAGCCTTGGCGGAGAATTAACCATAGATATGTTGTTGGCGGCTGCCAAATTTGAGGTACGAATGGTGACAGAGAGATTAAAAAGTGAACGTCGTCATCGGGTGAACCAAGGCAAAAGTCACCGAGTTGCCCCATTAGGATATAGTATAAACAAAGATAAATATATCTGCGATCGCTCTCCATGCGTTTGCTTATTGGAAGGACGCAAAGAATTAACTGTATCTGATGTGGCAAAGTATATTTTCAATACTTTTTTTGAGTGTGGTTCAGTGGCGGCGACTGTGCGGAAGTTGCACGCAGATTTCGGTATAGAAACAAAAGCTTTTGATTTGCACAAGCCAGAAACATCTTCACGCATTGTTGGTGATGATGACTTAGATAAAATTGTATTTACACCACATAAAACGAACCATCCCTTGCGTTATCCCTGGTCTGGGTTAAGATGGTCGATCGCAGGTTTAAAAGCATTATTAGTAAACCCTGTTTACGCTGGTGGTTTGCCTTATGATACTTACGTTAAGTCAAAGGGAAAACGCAAAAACTTTGACGAGTGGAAGGTCAAATGGGGAACTCATGATGATGAGGCAATCATCACCTACAAAGAACACGAACAAGTAAAACAGATTATCAGAGAAAATCGCAATAACCGATGGGCTTCTGGAGAAGATAACGAAGTAAACCCATTTTCTAATTTAATTAAGTGCGCTCATTGCGGTGGTTCGATGACGCGCCATGCAAAACGGGTAAATAAGAATGGGGAAGCTATCTATTATTTTCAGTGCCGTCTGTATAAAGCTGGTAACTGTAGCAATAAAAATATGATTTCATCCAAAATATTAGATATCCAAGTAGTGGATTTTTTAGCTAAAGAAGCCGAAAGGTTAGCGAACTTGGTTGATACAGATGAGCAAGTTCCTGTAGAGGAACCCCCAGAAGTAAAAACGCTGCGTGCATCTTTGAATACATTGGAAACCTTACCACCAAGTTCAGCAATTGAACAAATCAAAAATGACCTCAAAGAACAAATTGCGATCGCGCTTGGAACAACACATAATGTAGCCAAAGAATCCCTAATTGCTAAGGAACGAATTATACAGGCTTTTTCTAATAAAAGTTATTGGTTAGGATTGCAAGCTCAAGATAAACGATTAATACTCAATGGCTGTGTAAAAAAAATATTTGTAGATGGCCACTTCATTACAGCCATTGAGTATCGTTATTAAGCAGTTTTGTGTTTGGACTTTGTTTTTTGTTCTGGAGTGGCCGAGGTAGATTGTAGCTCGGCTTTACTTACAAGATTGCGATCGCAAATTTCGGTGTAGTAACAGGTCAAAC
This window of the Nostoc sp. HK-01 genome carries:
- a CDS encoding globin GlbN encodes the protein MSATLYDKLGGQPTIEKIVDDLHKRILADNTLKPFFANTDMAKQRAHQVAFFSLIFEGPKQYTGRPMDKTHTGMSLQEPHFDAIAKHLTEAMAVGGASAEDTKAALDRVSSLKGAILNK
- the nifU gene encoding nitrogen fixation protein NifU gives rise to the protein MWDYTDKVLELFYDPKNQGTIEETGESGVKVATGEVGSISCGDALRLHLKVEVESDKILDARFQTFGCTSAIASSSALTEMVKGLTLDEALKVSNKDIANYLGGLPEAKMHCSVMGQEALEAAIYNYRGIPLAAHDDDDEGVLICSCFGITDTKIRRVVKENNLTTAEQVTNYVKAGGGCGSCLTKIDDIIKDVEQEVATTSKNANNGIKTTEILNSGQIATATRPLTNVQKIALIQKVLDEEVRPVLIADGGDVELYDIEGNTVKVILKGACDSCPSSTATLKIAIESRLRDRISKDIVVQAVEP
- the nifS gene encoding nitrogenase cofactor synthesis protein NifS; protein product: MSVIYLDNNATTKVDPQVLEAMMPYLTEYYANPSSMHTFGGQLAKAVKTAREQLAALLGADESEIVFTSCGTEGDNAAIRAALLAQPEKRHIITTQVEHPAVLNVCKQLETQGYSVTYLSVNSQGQLDLDELEASLTGNTALVSIMYANNETGTIFPIEQIGLRVKERGALFHVDAVQAVGKIPLNMKTSTIDMLTMSGHKIHAPKGIGALYVRRGVRFRPLLIGGHQERGRRAGTENVPGIVGLGKAAELELLHLEEATTRERKLRDRLEQTLLAKIPDCEVNGDPKNRLPNTTNIGFKYIEGEAILLLLNKYGICASSGSACTSGSLEPSHVLRAMGLPYTTLHGSIRFSLCRYTTDAEIDRVIEVMPEIVERLRALSPFKNDDAGWLQSQEQTLAHR
- the xisF_1 gene encoding fdxN element site-specific recombinase XisF, whose amino-acid sequence is MESWGYARVSGEEQQTDKGALRKQIERLRGAGCSKVYWDIQSRTTEVREGLQQLINDLKTSPKGKVKSLQFTRIDRIGSSSRLFYSLLEVLRSKGIKLIALDQGVDPDSLGGELTIDMLLAAAKFEVRMVTERLKSERRHRVNQGKSHRVAPLGYSINKDKYICDRSPCVCLLEGRKELTVSDVAKYIFNTFFECGSVAATVRKLHADFGIETKAFDLHKPETSSRIVGDDDLDKIVFTPHKTNHPLRYPWSGLRWSIAGLKALLVNPVYAGGLPYDTYVKSKGKRKNFDEWKVKWGTHDDEAIITYKEHEQVKQIIRENRNNRWASGEDNEVNPFSNLIKCAHCGGSMTRHAKRVNKNGEAIYYFQCRLYKAGNCSNKNMISSKILDIQVVDFLAKEAERLANLVDTDEQVPVEEPPEVKTLRASLNTLETLPPSSAIEQIKNDLKEQIAIALGTTHNVAKESLIAKERIIQAFSNKSYWLGLQAQDKRLILNGCVKKIFVDGHFITAIEYRY